The genomic stretch CCATCGGCGTCGTGATCATACCCCTGGCGCTGGTGCTAAAAGGATCGCCGGAGGAGAAAGGGCTGCTGCCGGACGGTGCGCCGGTAACGCCCCTGCGTTCGGGCGAAAGCCGGGGCCGCGGCTCCATACCTCTATCAGCCGACGACTTCACCTTTAAGGAAGCCCTCCGCACTCCAACCTTCTGGTGCCTGTCCGTGAGCTACGGCATCCGGGGCATGGTGTGGAACGGCATCATGATCCATATCGTCGCCATCATGGTATGGAAAGGCATGGAGGAAAGCACCGCCGCGCCGCTGTTGGGCGTGTTCCCTCTAATGTGGATTCCTGTGACTCTGACCATGGGCTGGCTTGCCGGCAAGTGGCCCAAGCACAAAATCGCGGCGGTGGCGGCCTTAGCCAACGGCGCCGGCCTACTGCTCTTCTTCACCTCCGATTTGATTAGCCTGTGGCACGTGCTGCTGATTTTCGCGCTCTTTGCCCCCAGCGAGGGGTCCTGGGCCCTGGCCTGGGCTATGCTGGCCGACCAGTTCGGCAGGAAAAACTTTAGCGCGGTGCGAGGCGGTATGCAGGTGGTATTCAGTGTCATGGGCATCGGCGCGCCCTTCTATTCCGGCTGGATTTACGACCGCACGGAGAGCTATACGTGGGCTATCATTCCCGCCGCCGTGGGCCTGGGCATAGCCGCGGTGCTGAACTGGTTCATGCCCCAGGCCCGCAAGCCCGCGCCCGCTGCGCCTGCCCAGCCCAACCTAGCTGCGGCTGTTAAGTAGCGCGCCGATGGTGGCGACGACAAAGGGCGTCGCATAGGTCAAGGGTATCTTCCAGTAGAAGGCGTTCCGCCAATCGCCGCGCAAAAGCACGTCTCCCTGGTTAAGCAGCGTGAGGATGGTACCGACAATTAGGCAGACGATAAGGGAGCGTCGCAGCATGGGGCCATGGGACAGCGCGTGTCGTAGGCACTTGCGGGACTCGCCAGACTTGCCGCGAAAGGTGAACCGTGACCGTTCTCAATAGGACAGGCGCAGGCGGCGCAGGTCTGGAGGGTGGTCATCGATGGGCGGTAGGGGACGTGGAAGCGAAGCGCGCCGGCGAGAACATGTCTAGAGCAAACCTGCTCTGGCCCTTCATTACTAACTCCGCCGTAGCCAGACCCATGGACGGGCTGAGGATGATACCCTTGCGGCCCGCGCCAGTGCAAAGGTACACGCCCTTCCATCCCGGCGCCTCGCCGATGATGGGGAGACCGTCAGTGGAGACGGGGCGGAGGCAGGCCGTCTGCTTCACCACGTTGGCTTCTTTAATCGCGGGGAGGAAGGCGGAGACCTCACGCAGGATGCGCGCGCGTGCCGCCTGAGTCGGCTCGTCGTCGAAGCCCACCTGCTCCTCGGTGGTGCCGGCCCACACCAGGCCGTCGGGCTTAGAGCCGGCGTAGTTGCCGTTCTCGTCGTGTATAGTGCAGCGCATGGGACCGCCGGGGAGGTCGACGCGCAAAATCTGGCCCTTGAGGGGATAAATGGGGATGGTCATGCCCAGCCAGCGCTGCGCCAGGCTCATCCACGGCCCCATCGCCAGCACCACTTTCTTGGCTTCGACGGCGTCGACGTCCATCAGCACCTGGCAGCCGCTCAAGGCGCGTTTGAGGCCCCGCACCTTCCCATAAGTGACCTTGACCCCGCCAAGCTCCGCCGCTCTAGATAGCGCCATGGTGTAGTCGTAGGCTTCCAGTATCCAGGTGCCCCGCACCAGCAGCCCCCCGTGGACCTCCGGCGAAACTCGCGGCTCCATGTCCAGGACGGCCCGCGTGTCTACCCACTGGGTAGTCACTCCGTCGATGCTCTGGGAGTACCGCGCCAGGACGCCCAGGGCCTTGGCCTCCTGCTCCGTTGATGCCAGGTATATGGAATCACGAGGTTCCGCGTGATAGTCGACGCCGGTGGCATCCCGCAGCTCGCCGGCCATCTCGCGATGCATGAAGAAGCCCTGTCGGCACAGTTCCTCCAGCGGCCCGGGGATGCCCGCGCCCGAAAGGGGGCTGAGAAGGCCCATGGCGAAGCCCGATGCCGCGCCGGCAATGCCTGAGCTTTCGATGAGGGTGACGTCGGCGCCTTCCTTGGCCAGGTAGTAGGCCGTGGCGCAGCCAATGGCCCCTCCACCGACAATTGCTATCTCGGTACGTTCCATAGTGAAGCCCCCCGTGTTAGCGATATGTTATCACCATGCCCAGTGCGTTGGCACTTACCTACTGGGGTTAGCGGTGGAGGTCTTCCTGAGTCAATCCAAGATCCCGAAGTATGGAGCGTAACGTGCCCGTGGGGACTTCACCTCGGTGTCGGGCGATTAGAGTCTCACGGTTGGAGCCTGGGATGCCCCAAACTTCATGACGCTTGCCGTCACGTATAAAAACTACACCAGAGCGTCGAAGCTGGCGCTTGAGCTCACCGTAGGTCGTTCAGCAGTAGCGGCTTTGGAGCCAGTCCTCTTCACCTTAGGTTTTGGCGTTTCAGCGTCATTCACGAAAATAGAGGCGCGCAGAGGCAAATGGTTTTGCTTTGTTATACCGGCTGGAAGTTCCCGTCCTTCTTCCTGATAGATATCAATGAACATGAGAATGCATTCTTGGATTTCCGAAATCCCATCTTCTAGGGTCTTTGTATCCACCCAGCACCCTCTAAGCCCCGGTACCGATACGCGCCACAGGCCATCCTCTTGTTTAGATATTTCCAAAGGGACTTGATAGAACATGACAAACTCCTGAGGCTTTGTGAGGATATTATCGCATACTGATCACAGACACGAAGCCCAGTATATAGGAGTTTCCGTGTTGCTTTAGTCGGTGTGGTCTGATAAAAATGACAAATCTTTTAATCGGGGTTGGAAAATGAGCGTCGCAGAGCGCATGAGTCGATTGGGGACAGAGACGGCCTTTGAGGTGCTGGGCAAGGCCCGCGCCCTGGAGGCCAAGGGCCAGGACATCGTTCACCTGGAGATAGGCGAGCCGGACTTCGACACGCCTAAACACATCACCGACGCCGCTATCCAGGCCCTCAAGGACGGCCATACCCACTACGGCCCCACGGCGGGCATACCGGAGCTTCGCGAGGCCATCGCGCGAAACGTCAGCAAGACTCGCGGCATCAAGGTCAGCCCCGATCAGGTGGTAGTCACCCCCGGCGGCAAGCCCATCATGTTCTTCGCCATCCTGGCCCTGGCCCAGAAAGGCGACGAGGTCCTCTACCCCAACCCCAGCTTCCCCATCTACGAGTCTATGATCCGCTTCAGCGAGGCTAAGCCCGTGCCCGTCCGCCTCATCGAAAAAGACGGGTATCGCATGGATATCGAAGACCTGGCCTCCAAGCTGTCGCCGAAGACGCGGCTGGTGATCCTGAACTCGCCGCAGAACCCCTGCGGGTCGGTGATGACCAAGGGCGACATCGCGGCGCTGGCGGAGCTGCTGGGCGACCGCGAGGACATATACGTGCTGTCCGACGAGATTTATAAAGACATTATCTACAGCGGCAGGCACCACAGCATCGCCGCCGAGCCGGGGGTGGGCCAGCGCACCATGATCCTGGACGGCTTCTCCAAGTCTTACGCCATGACCGGCTGGCGATTGGGCTACGGCGTCTTCCCGCCAGCAGTGGTGCCCCACATCGTCAAGCTGGCGGCCAACAGCGTATCCTGCGCCCCCACCTTCACCCAGCGGGCCGCCGTCGCGGCGCTGGAGGGTTCCCAGGAGCCGGTAAAGAAAATGGCCGCCGAGTTCCGCGCGCGCCGGGATTTAATCGTGAAGGGGTTGAACAGCATCCCGGGCATCAACTGTCCAGAACCCCAAGGCGCCTTCTACGCCTTCCCCAGCGTCAAAGGGACGGGCATCGGCAGCCTCGATTTCCAGGAGCGCGGGCTGAAGGAAGCAGGCGTGGCGCTGCTGAACGGCGCGGCCTTCGGCAAGTACGGCGAAGGGTTCATCCGGCTTTCCTATGCCAACTCGCAGCAGAACATCAAGAAGGCCATCGACAGGCTGGACGGGTGGGTGAGGAAGAATGGGAAGAAAACAAACACAAAGAAATGAGGAGACCTCCCATGCCACCCAAGAAAGTTAGCCCCATTCCCGCCGGCTATCACACGGTGACTCCCTATCTCGCCATCAAAGGCGCCGCCCAAGCCATCGATTTCTACAAGAAGGCTTTCGGGGCCACGGAGATTTTGCGTGTGCCCGGCCCTAACGGCAATTCCATCGGCCACGCCGAAGTCCAGATTGGAGACTCGCGCGTCATGCTGGCCGACTAGCATCCTGACATGGACTTCCTTGGTCCTAAGACCCTCAAGGGAGCGGCGGTCCAGATTCACCTTTATGTCGAGGATGTGGACACTGTCTTCAATCGAGCCGTGAAGGCTGGCGCCAAGGCCCTGCGCCCCCTCCGCGACGAGTTCTACGGCGACCGCACCGGCAGCCTGGAGGACCCCTTCGGCCACGTATGGCACATCGCCACCCATGTTAAAGACGTCACCATGGATGAGGTGAAGAAGGCCGTCAATAAGATGGCCGAGGACGCTAAGAAGCGCAAGTAGCCTTCAGGCCGTCCCTCGGTTAGGGCAATGGGGGTAAGCCCCCATGCGGATTCAGGGGTCTGCACCCTACCTGCTCATGTTTTGTTGGTTAGACTTGCATTGGGTTGACTCAGATTTCCAGAAAGCCCATTCCGATTTATCAGCGTCAGCAACGGCTAGATAATGTCTGGGGGCAATCTCAATGCACGCAGAGCAGGTTAAACGACTCAAAAAAGATTGGGCAGCCAAGGGCGGCCCGCCGTGTGAGCATCCTCTCATTGAGAAAGTGCGTCAAGAGGGGGCTGAAACAGGACACAAGGCCTGTGTAATCTGCGGCGCCTTCGCCTTAGACGCCAAACCCAAAACCTTCGATTGGTGGCCTGGCGTTTCTGCCTCCGACTAGTTCGTACGGCGCCCCACAATTCCTTTAGGCACGCCCAGTAGATACGCCTACCCTGACGTCTCCCCGTCACCGAAGGCATACCGAAGAAATAGGTGGTCGGCGGCGCGTTTGACCCCCGCCAGCTCTCCCCACAGGGGCCGGTCCGGCGCAAAGACCTTGCCCTCCACCAGTCCCGGGCGGTAGGTCCCTCGCTCCCGGCCCGCCACCTGGGGCGACAGTGTGAGGAAAAGCTCGTCCAGCAGATTCTCGGCAAAAAAGTCGCCGATGAGCTGGGGGCCTCCCTCCACCAGCGCCACCTCCGGCTCTCGGAATCTGGATATCGCCTCCAGCACGTCCTGGGCGCTCAACCGGCCCGTCTTCCCCACTGCCCTCACCTCCACTGACGGCGGCATGGCGCGTCCCCCCAGCCGCTCCATCCCCGCTGAAGTAGTTATGATGAGTGCCTGCGCATGACCGGACTGGAACACTGGAAGTCCCAGGTCCACGCTCCCGCTGGCGGTGACAATGACGGTTAAAGGCTGCCCCTCTTTACCCAGGCTGGCGCGAAGGCGCTCATAGTCGGCGGCATGGGCGGGGCTGACGTGCCGGGGCGTCCATATATGCCTGGGCACGGCGCGAAGGGTGCCCGCCCCCCACCACCACGGCATCGGAAACGGCGCGCAGCAGGCCCATGACCATCTTATCGTGAAGGCTGTCGCCGCTGATAGGCCCGCCGCCGGACTTGCCCGGCACATTTAACGTAACCACGCCGTCCAGCGTCGACACAAAGTTGCCTATGACATAAGGGCGTTTGGCGGCGCGCCGGGGGCGGACAGGAAATCGAAGGTCGCCGTAGAGTCCGTGGAGCGCCGGCGGCAGCGGTATCTCAAAGGACGACTTGTCGTAGCGGTCATAGAGGGTCTCCAGGGGCGGCAGGCTGGTAACAGTCACTTGCGCAGCCCGCAGGCCACAAAGAAGTCTTCCCGCAGCGCCGGGTCCTGGTCATAGTTGCCCCGCCAGAAAGTGGTGCGAGTCAGCGGCTGCACCTCCCGCACACCGCGCATCTGTGTGCACATATGGTGGGCCTCCAGATACACCGCCACGCCGTGGGGCGCCAGCATGTCCTCCAGCATATCGGCCACCTGCTGGCCCACCCGCTCCTGAACCGTGAACCGCTTGGCGAAGAGCCGCACCAGCCGCGTGAGCTTGGATATGCCGATGATGTGTTCGTGAGCAATATAGCCGACGTAGGCGTTGCCGTAGAAGGGGAAGACGTGGTGTTCGCACAGCGAGAAGAAAGATATGGGGCCTTCCACAATCTGGCTGGAATGGCATGAGGGGCCGCCACGGCACTCAGTAGGGAAGACCCACAGCAGCTTGGGGTCGCCGTCATAGCCCTCGGTGGCATCGATCATGGCCTGGATGAATCGATGGGGCGTCTCGCGCGTGCCCTCGGTATTTAAGTCCAGGCCCATGGCCTGGAAGATTTCCGCCATGTAACGCTCGTACTTCTGCATCTGCTCCGGCGAGAACTGGCGTCGTCGCAGCGCCATGGCCGCCAGGAAGGCCTGCTCATCGGTATCAACGCTGTTGACTCTAAGGATGTCCACTTCTCACCTCGATTCCATGTCTGACGCCCTACTAGGCCTTAGTCCGTTAGCGCGGCTACTGCGTACGGGCGGGATCCAGGGCCGGGGAAAGCAACGAATCCGTGTCATGGACAACGGTCTGCTTCTGGATAAGGGTGCGGGCCAGGGACACGTCGTCCTTGTTGTTTACCAGCAGCGCTCCTGCAACCTTACCGTCCTTCAGATAGAGGCCGGTAAACTTCTCAGACTCCACTGGGCGTTTAACGATTCGGTCCCACTTGGGCGCGTAGCCATACCATTCGATGTGCAGGTCGAACATATCCGAGAAGAACTCCGGCGCGTCGTGGACAATACATTCGTCCCCCGCCATATTGCGGGCTGCGCACACCCCCAGATGGGCGGCCACCTCCCAGTGTTCTATGCGCATGGCGGTACCAAAGAGGGGGTGATAAAAACGCGCCACGTCGCCCGCGGCGTAGATGTTCGGGTCCTCTGTCTTCAAATAGGCGTCCACCACAACCCCGTTCTCCACCTTCAGCCCCGCCGTCTCCGCCAGCGTGGTCTCCGGCTTCACACCCACGCCGACGACGACAAAGTCGCAAGGCACTACGGCGCCGTCCGATAGGACCGCCCGTCCACCCTCTGAGCGCCCTCCAATCGCGTCACCTGCGCGCCCATGCGAATATCGACGCCCCGCCCTTGCAGCGCGCTCTGGAAAAACCGGCCCATCTCCTCGCCCACAATCCGCTCCCACAGAACCTTCGCGTTGTCGACTACTGTGGCTTTTATCCCCACCTGGGTCATAGATGCGCCCACCTCCGCGCCAATGAACCCCCCGCCGACCACAAGGACCGAACGGCCCGCTCTAATCTGGCCCTTGATCCGGTCGCTGTCGTCGCGGCTGCGCAGGTAGAAGACGCCTTCCAGTTCAGCGCCCGGCAAAGACAGGCGTCTTGGCGTCGCGCCCGTAGCCAGCAGCAGCTTCTCGTAAGTCACCGTATCGCCGTCGTCCAGGGTTACGGAACGCCCCGCCGCGTTCAGCGACGTGGCGCGTACGCCAAACCGAGTTTCAATGTTCGCCTTCTGATAGTCTTGCGCGGACTTTATGGGCATGCGCTCAGCCGTCCGCTGGCCCCGCAGATAGTCCTTGCTGAGGGTATAACGCTTGTAAGGGACCTGGGCCTCAGCGCCCACTATAAGAATGCTTCCCTGAGCGTCTAGGTCTCGAAGAGTAAAAGCTGCCGTCGCGCCCGCGTTGCCCCCGCCGATAATGAGATACTTCACGTGAGCCATTACGCCACCTCCCCTTCCGCTTCATCTCAGGCTCATGCCCTAATTTAATTATAGGCGCAGATGTGAAAATATAGCCACGGGCCTCAGGCTCGTCCCTCTCTACAGCCTCCCCATCACCATCTCTTTGAACCGCCGCAGGCGCTCCGGCCTGTCGACGTCCGGCACGTTCAGGTTATATTGAGTGACACCCAATCTAGCCCACTGCTTGATGCGGTCGGTAAGCTCCTCCGGCGTGCCGCGAAGGCCCTGGAAACGCTGCTCCAGGTACTCCTTCACGCCGTACTCTTGCGCCAGCCTGTCGTAGCGGGCCAACTGCTCCGCCGATGGCCGTCCGTGGGTGGTCAAGTCGTAGGCGGCGCCCAGCTTCCTGATACCCTCCTTGTGCTCGTCCGGAATAAACTTGCCCTCCAGGGTGAACCGCGCCAGATAGTTGGCCTCGCGGGCGGCCCCGCCCTGGGGGTCGGCGGCGTCCCGGGCGTCGGTATAGAGATTGAACTGCACGCCCCACCACAGGTCCAGGTCCCTCAGGGCGCGGCCCGAAGCCTTCGCCCCCTCCTCCACAGCCAAAATCGCGCCCTGGATAACCTCCGGCGTTGTTCCGGCCGCGATGATAGCGCCGTCCGCGATTTCGCCCGCCAGACGCAGGGTCTTGGCCCCAGTAGCGGCGATGTAGATGGGTATGCGACGCCGCGCCCAGGGCAGCCGGCAGGCCCGCCCTTGATATATGGCCTCGCCTTTCTCCAGCAGGCCCCGCAGCGCCGTCACGTACTCCCTAAGGGCCTCCACTGACGACGCCTTGTGGCCGGCGTTATAGACGCCGCTGTTGCCTGTGCCGATACCGATGTGGAGACGCCCCGGCGCCAGGTCGTCCACCGATGCTGCGGCGCTGGCGGTGACCACCGGGTGCCGCGTTATAGGGTTGGTGACCCACGGGCCGAAGGTGGTCCGGCTGGTGTGGAGGGCGGCTAGCGCGGCGCTGACCCACGGGTCGCGGTAGAGCGCCGGCGAGTCGGCAATCCCGATGCGATGGTAACCCAGAGACTCGGTGGCCTGGAACCAGGCTATGGCGTCGCGGGGGTGCGTGGGCCGGGACGTGGCGGCGAACTTGATGTCCATGGGAGGCCTTAGACGAGATGGAGAGATGGTAGGAATAAGGTCATTTGCTGTCAAGAAATGGCGGCTTTCTAACGGTGTAACGCCCAGGCAAAGGCCACCGCTTAATCGTGAGCAGGCGGGAACCAAGTTTCGCCCCGTCTTTCGCGAGGTCCCGCAAAACTGACCGGCTAGAAGAGTAAGCTCGTGCAGCCCCAGTGGAAAAGAAGAGCACCTTACAACCGCGTCTGTTTGAAAGGCCGTCGAGTTACAGAGTGCGTCGTCGTACCTCCTCCTAGACAGTACTCTGCAAGTCACGCCTCCCCCATCAACGCTTTAGTTGCGTTCTATCTCAATTTCCAAGAATGACGGGCGCTCAATTAGCGCCTCCTCAATGAGGTGAAGTTTTATATAGGGCTTCCCCTGTCTCTCGGCCAGTCGTGTAAGGCATAATAGAGGCATCAAGGAGGCCACATGCCCAACGACGCCGTCATATACAAACGCCAGGGCCGCACCGCCTACATCACCCTCAACCGGCCCCAGGTCCTCAACGCCGTCAACCGAGACCTGGAGTCCGGTCTCGTCGACACCCTCCGCCAGTTCGACGCCGACGACGCGGCGTGGGTGGCCGTCCTCCACGGCGCGGGCCGCGCCTTCTGCGCTGGCGCCGATATCAAGCAGAGCTTCCACGGCGCGTCGCGGCAGCAACGCGACCAGCAGTGGGGCGCCGGCATCAGCCCCGACGGCCTCCTGGGCCGTTCCATCAACTGGAAGCCCGTCATCGCCGCCGTCCACGGCCACTGCCTCGGCTGGGGCATTCTCATCGCCGCCGAGTGCGACCTGGTGGTCGCCAGCCAGGAGGCCATGTTCGGCCTTACCGAGACCCTTCGCGGCTTTCCCGGCGGCCCCGCCTGGGCCCGCCTCAACGCCTTCATGCCCTCCAAAATCGCCACTGAGATGCTGCTGACAGGCCAGGCCAAGCCCGCCGCCGAACTTCACCGCCTCGGCTTCGTCAACCGCCTTACGCCCACCGGCGGGCACCTCGATGCCGCCCAGTCCCTGGCCGACGAGGTGCTGAAGGCCCCGCCCTTGGCCGTGCGCTCCGGCGTCCGCGTGACACGATGGCAATGGAACCGTCCCTCCGCCGACGCCGACTACTACCAGGCCGCCCTCCGCCTCCACCTCACCGAAGACTTCGAGGAATCCTCCCGCTCCTTCGTAGAAAAACGCCCCCCGGAATACAAGGGGCGATAAGATGAAAGCTCGGCGCTATGGGCCATAGCCATAATATCCTCAGCGAGAGTGTGGAGAAGGCCAAGCCCTTGGCGCCTGCGCTAAGCCTGTTCGAAGGGCCAGGGTCTCAGGTGTCCCATTTCTGGTTCTCCTTCTTCTCCTATTGCAAAGGAGAAGAGGGAGTTAGACGCCGTCCTGAGCCTGGCCGAAGGAGGGTGATGAGGTGATCTTATTTTTTCTTTCCCTCTCTTCCTGCAGGAAGAGAGGGATAAAGGGTGAGATGGTATCCCAATCAAAGAGCGGCTACGATTCACATAAACAACCTGTCGCCTTGGACTTCCCCAACCAGCGCAGTAGATAAACCCAATGCCAGCTAATCTAACTCCCCAATATCGAGAGGTCGAACGCAAATACCGCGAGGCCACCAGCCTGGCGGCCAGAATCGCCGCCCTCCAGGAGATGATGGCCGTCATCCCCAAGCACAAAGGCACCGACCACCTCCGCGGCGAGCTTCGCGCCCGCATGGCCAAGCACATGGAGGAGATGGAAAAGCCCAGGGCTGGCGGCCCGGGCAGCGGCGGTCCCCAGCCCTTCAACATCAGGAAAGAGGGCGCCGGCCAGGTCCTCCTCATCGGCCTCACCACCAGCGGCAAGTCGGAGCTTCTCAACGCCCTCACCGGCGCCCCCGCCAAGACCGGCGACTATCGATTCACCACCCAGGTCCCCATGGTCGGCATGCTGCCCTTCGAGAACGTCAACATCCAGCTTATCGATACCCCCTCCCTCGACTATAAGGACATCCAGTCCCAGCTCTTCGGACTCCTGCGCCAGTCCGACTACGTCCTGGTGGTGCTGGACCTGTCCAAGGACCCGGTAAAGGAGTTGGAGGAGGTCATGGGCGTCCTGGACCAGTGGGGCTTCGCCCTGCTGGAGAAAGGGCAGTCCCTAGACGAGGACGCCGCCAAGGTCCAGAAGCCCGCAACGCTCCTCGCCAACAAGGCCGACATGGACGAAGACGGCGCACGGTTCCAAGCCCTGGAGTCCGCCTGCGGCTCCCGCTTCCCCATCCTCCGCGCCTCCTGCCTGGACGGCGCGGGCCTTGGCGTCATGGGCCGGGAGGTCTTCCAGGCGCTGGGCAAAATCCGCGTCTACACCAAGCCACCCAGCGGCAAGCCCTCTATGGACGACCCTATGGTGGTGCCCGTCGGCAGCACCGTCGCCGACGCCGCCGAGCGCCTCCACAAGGACTGGCGGGACAAGCTCAAGTACGCGCTGCTATGGGGCTCCGCCAAATTCGAGGGCCAGCGCGTAGGCCGAGAGTACGTCCTGTTCGACGGGGATGTGATGGAGCTGCACGGATAGTACCCTCACTCCCCCTGCCTCCCCTTCGCCACCCGTGGCAGGTACCGCCCCGCCTCCACCAGCAGCGCCAGGCTCGACAAAAAATCGTCGTGGCCCCGCGACGCGTCCACCTAGAAGTCCATGGTCTCATTCAATCGGTACCGCGCCCGCGACGACCCCACCTGCCGCCAGAACTCCGCCCACTCCTCGGACCCGTCCCGCATGTACATCTTCAGCCGGCCGGCGTTCACCGCCCCCATCATCTCATAGCCCAGCTTGGACTTCATCGGCGCCGTAAACTTTATCGGCTCCACCATTAACCTTCCCAGGGCTTTGGTCAGGTGGCTGGCCACGCCCTCCCCTAGCCCCGTGGCGTCCACCGCCACACGTTCTTCAGCAGGTCCGCCAGTTGCGACATGATCTGATGGTGCGGCGTCCCCCTCCAGACCAGGTGCTCGACGACCAGTATGCCCGGGTCTCGAGTCGTCTCGTTCACCGACGAGAAGTCCAGCTCGCCGATGGTCAGCACCGTCGAGTCCTGGCGCGGCGCCGCGGCCTCGCCCTCCGGCGCGCCGCCCGCCACGTCCAGCCCCGCCACATAGACACCGCCCGGCGACGGCTGCCGCTGTCGAGGGTGCCAGCCCTGGAGCTGCGCCTGCTGCGCCGTCGAAAAAAGCCCACCCCCGCCGGCCACGGGCAGCAGCAGGTACTGGGTGCGGAAGAAGGGGTGGTCTTCGCCCATACGCTGCCGCTCCCCGTCTACATATGTCCTGTAAAGCTCGTTGTAGTCCGCCACCACATCCCAGGGAATGGAGAAGTGGCGTTTCATGCCGTCCTTGCGCTCCAGCTCCAGATTTAGCTCCCGAGTCTCCTCCAGCAGCGTCTGGCCGTCCCAGGGCGTGCCGTAGAGGACGGTAGTGGCGTTGGTGGAGGCGGCCATGGGCCTGAACTCCTTGTAGTACTTTTCTTTGTCGATGCCCTGGGCCTCGTCCATCTCCAGCAGCAGGTGGGCCGTGTTGCCCAACACGTTGGCCGTAGGCTCCGCGCTGAGGAACACCTGCCGCGCCTGGCCTAGCCTGACCACGTGCCCCGCCTCCATCTCCCACTGGCCCTGCCAGCGCGACCTGCGAAGCCGCTCCTTGAGCCGGTCGATGCTGATGCGGGCCTGAGGCGAAAATGTAGGCGCCGCCTTAATCAGATTGCCGCCGTCTTTCATGTGCGTCGACAGGAGATGCGCCCCCAGCCGCGCTGACACCTCATTCTTCCCACCCTGCCTCGCGATTTCGACGGTGAAGGTGTGGCCCAGGCTATCTCTCACGCTCCGTAGGATGGCCCGCCCAATGTTCACCTGATAAGACCGGACCTGCTCCTGGATAGGCATACCCTTCCTTTCCGGCCGGGACCGGCCCGCCGCGAGTTTAAGTTCACATAACCGGACCGCCGCCCGGCCTCAGCCCATAACCCGCAGGGCAATCTGCACACCCACGGCGCCCACAATGGTGAATAGCAGGCCGTTGACCCTGCCCTTTAACTCATCCAACTGCTTCTCCAGATGGTCCAGCCGAAGCTTGATCACAGCTTCGGTGGCTAGCCCGGCCTCTGGGGTTTCGAC from SAR202 cluster bacterium encodes the following:
- a CDS encoding TGS domain-containing protein, whose protein sequence is MPANLTPQYREVERKYREATSLAARIAALQEMMAVIPKHKGTDHLRGELRARMAKHMEEMEKPRAGGPGSGGPQPFNIRKEGAGQVLLIGLTTSGKSELLNALTGAPAKTGDYRFTTQVPMVGMLPFENVNIQLIDTPSLDYKDIQSQLFGLLRQSDYVLVVLDLSKDPVKELEEVMGVLDQWGFALLEKGQSLDEDAAKVQKPATLLANKADMDEDGARFQALESACGSRFPILRASCLDGAGLGVMGREVFQALGKIRVYTKPPSGKPSMDDPMVVPVGSTVADAAERLHKDWRDKLKYALLWGSAKFEGQRVGREYVLFDGDVMELHG